One part of the Anaerolineales bacterium genome encodes these proteins:
- a CDS encoding MFS transporter: MIHSEAQPTGWQRPFFQVWIGQALSLLGSQLVQFALVWYLTRETGSATVLATATLVAMLPNIVLGPLAGSVVDRGVRKRIMILSDAGIAIATLVLAALFALDVVQIWHIYVLLGLRSLGQSFHSPAFSASTSLMVPKEHLPRIQGVNQMLNGGLSVVAAPLGAFLLEFLPTQGVMAIDVVTATIAILAVLPVRIPQPVPAQAETKPGFWADFRDGLSYVITWPGLMLLLGMSMLINVLFSPAISLLPLLVTQHFEQGVIQLGWLQGLWGLGIVLGGALLGAWGGFKRRIYTSQLGLLGLGLAFGLMGLLPPGGFTFALACTLLAGLMLPLSNGAFWAVMQATVDPARQGRVFSLVISLASAMAPVGLLLAGPIVDTYGVPLWYLVAGGLCIFIGAFGLMIPAVRDLEDGRPEPSKQPAQPAASQN; this comes from the coding sequence ATGATTCACTCAGAAGCACAGCCTACCGGTTGGCAGCGCCCATTCTTCCAGGTGTGGATAGGGCAGGCGCTGTCACTGCTTGGCAGCCAGCTCGTGCAGTTCGCCCTGGTGTGGTATCTCACCCGTGAAACAGGTTCGGCCACCGTGCTGGCCACCGCTACGCTGGTGGCCATGCTGCCCAACATCGTGCTTGGCCCCCTCGCCGGCTCCGTGGTGGACCGCGGCGTGCGCAAGCGCATCATGATCCTGTCGGACGCTGGAATCGCCATCGCCACCCTGGTGCTGGCAGCGCTCTTCGCGCTCGATGTAGTGCAGATCTGGCATATCTATGTGCTGCTCGGCCTGCGCTCGCTGGGCCAAAGCTTCCACAGCCCAGCCTTCAGCGCCTCCACTTCATTGATGGTGCCGAAGGAGCATCTGCCGCGCATTCAGGGTGTGAATCAAATGCTCAACGGCGGGCTCAGCGTGGTGGCCGCACCACTAGGCGCTTTCCTGCTTGAATTCCTGCCGACCCAGGGCGTGATGGCTATTGACGTTGTCACCGCCACCATCGCCATTCTGGCGGTACTGCCCGTACGTATTCCACAGCCCGTACCCGCGCAAGCCGAAACCAAGCCGGGCTTCTGGGCAGATTTTCGCGATGGTCTTTCTTATGTAATCACCTGGCCGGGTCTGATGCTGCTGCTGGGTATGTCCATGCTCATCAATGTACTCTTCAGCCCGGCGATCTCATTGTTGCCATTATTGGTCACCCAGCACTTTGAGCAGGGCGTGATCCAGCTCGGCTGGTTGCAAGGCCTGTGGGGGCTTGGCATTGTGCTGGGTGGTGCGCTGCTGGGCGCGTGGGGCGGCTTCAAACGCCGCATCTATACCTCGCAGCTCGGCTTGCTGGGCCTTGGCCTGGCCTTCGGCCTGATGGGCTTGCTGCCGCCCGGCGGGTTCACCTTCGCCCTGGCATGCACGCTGCTGGCGGGGCTGATGCTGCCGCTATCCAACGGCGCCTTCTGGGCCGTGATGCAGGCCACCGTTGACCCTGCCCGCCAGGGCCGCGTGTTCTCACTGGTGATCAGCCTGGCGAGCGCCATGGCGCCAGTAGGTTTGCTGCTGGCTGGCCCCATCGTTGACACATATGGTGTGCCGTTGTGGTATCTGGTGGCCGGTGGTTTGTGCATCTTCATTGGAGCCTTTGGTTTGATGATCCCCGCCGTGCGCGATCTAGAAGACGGACGCCCTGAACCTTCAAAGCAGCCGGCTCAACCCGCCGCTTCGCAGAACTAA
- a CDS encoding MnhB domain-containing protein, with protein MPEIYLSLLDRILTPVLLMLAVVFLLAGHNAPGGGFIAGLVVATAFLMQILARGDQFVRRLIGTYLQPAMGVGLLIAVFSALLGIGHYGVFFQGIWWKISLGDFVLELGSPTTFDIGVFMVVSAFVTSYLLELSRPAERANK; from the coding sequence ATGCCTGAGATCTATTTATCGCTGCTTGACCGCATTCTTACCCCGGTGCTGCTGATGTTGGCCGTGGTGTTCCTGCTGGCCGGGCACAACGCGCCGGGGGGCGGCTTCATTGCGGGGCTGGTGGTTGCCACCGCGTTCCTGATGCAGATCCTGGCGCGCGGCGACCAGTTTGTTCGCCGCCTGATCGGCACCTATCTACAACCTGCCATGGGCGTAGGCCTGCTGATCGCAGTCTTTTCGGCGCTGCTGGGCATTGGCCATTATGGGGTGTTCTTTCAAGGCATTTGGTGGAAGATCAGCCTGGGCGATTTTGTGCTGGAGCTGGGCTCGCCGACCACGTTTGACATTGGCGTGTTCATGGTGGTGAGCGCGTTCGTCACCTCGTACCTGCTGGAGCTCAGTCGACCAGCGGAAAGAGCGAACAAGTGA
- a CDS encoding DUF4040 domain-containing protein: MLIQLLALLAVTAPALWLLKPHRWRHAGWLAAIAPAVVTGWLLSQLGAVSQGNAVSEQHIWSQALGLALDLRLDGLSLFFGLIIAGMGTAIAVYAGYYFERSSSLGYFYGLLFLFMTSMLGLVWADNLLALFVFWEGTSITSYLLISFKLSDNNALEGARRALVVTGLGALAMLGGFVLLGQMAGTYSISGLLALPASTFTSHALFAPMLGLVLLGAFTKSAQFPFHFWLPGAMAAPTPASAYLHSATMVKAGVYLLARLHPALAENPLWFWALFVVGGLTMLTGALIALRHYDLKAILAYATVSQLGVLVMLLAFDSKLAAVAAVVGTLAHALYKGPLFMVAGIVDHATGTRDIRKLAGLARKLPLLGAAAILAAISMAGLIPAFGFLAKELLLENFFALIESGLSQIGWAGLAATVAAGALAVAYSLTIVWEAFLRRKAELKPAKIEHPPSTLFVLPVLALTLVGAAIPFFLTSIEGTLFAAPVASITAAPAELHLALWHGWTPIFLTSLLAIALGGLIFTLRGKLHKLFASGPQLSGTGVFDGVVEGAYRLAGWSTRTLQGSSFPTQISIPLLAAAGVVIYAFSINLVADLRVDWNALPTFYEVVLPLLAVLATLVIARAQSRLSAIISLGLVGVVVLLIYVFFSAPDLALTQFLVEVLTLVLLVLVFYRIPNHAYPKQPKHRSLKYLLISAAVAVWGFGMALVAAGEPLFPLISDFFLLNSVDAAHGGNVVNVILVDFRGFDTLGEISVMVVAALGGYALLRASRMRPIEPEEDFEEPYDA, translated from the coding sequence ATGTTGATACAACTACTCGCCCTATTGGCCGTCACTGCGCCGGCACTTTGGTTGCTGAAGCCGCATCGCTGGCGCCACGCCGGCTGGCTGGCTGCGATCGCCCCGGCGGTAGTGACCGGCTGGCTGCTGAGCCAGCTTGGCGCAGTGAGCCAGGGCAACGCGGTCAGCGAACAGCACATCTGGTCACAGGCGCTCGGCCTGGCCCTGGACCTGCGCCTGGATGGGTTGAGCCTTTTCTTTGGCCTGATCATTGCCGGCATGGGCACGGCGATCGCGGTGTATGCCGGCTATTACTTCGAGAGATCGAGCAGCCTGGGCTATTTCTACGGCTTGCTGTTCCTGTTTATGACAAGCATGCTGGGGTTGGTGTGGGCCGATAACCTGCTGGCCCTGTTCGTCTTTTGGGAAGGCACCAGCATCACCAGCTACCTGCTGATCTCTTTCAAGCTAAGTGACAACAACGCGTTGGAGGGCGCCCGCCGCGCGTTGGTGGTGACCGGTCTGGGCGCGCTGGCCATGCTGGGCGGGTTTGTGCTGCTGGGTCAGATGGCCGGCACCTATTCCATCAGCGGGTTGCTGGCGCTGCCGGCCAGCACCTTCACCAGCCACGCGCTGTTTGCACCCATGCTGGGGCTGGTGCTGCTAGGCGCGTTCACCAAGTCGGCCCAGTTCCCGTTCCACTTCTGGCTCCCCGGCGCCATGGCGGCGCCCACGCCGGCCAGCGCCTATTTGCACTCCGCCACCATGGTGAAGGCGGGCGTGTACCTGTTGGCACGCCTGCACCCGGCCCTGGCCGAGAACCCGCTGTGGTTCTGGGCGCTGTTCGTGGTGGGCGGGCTCACCATGCTGACCGGTGCGCTGATCGCCCTACGCCACTATGACCTCAAAGCGATCCTGGCGTATGCCACGGTAAGCCAACTGGGCGTGTTGGTGATGCTGCTGGCGTTTGACAGCAAACTGGCGGCGGTGGCCGCAGTGGTGGGCACGCTGGCGCATGCGTTGTACAAAGGGCCACTGTTCATGGTGGCTGGCATCGTGGACCATGCCACCGGCACACGCGACATTCGCAAACTGGCCGGGCTGGCGCGCAAGCTGCCGCTGCTGGGCGCGGCCGCCATTTTGGCGGCAATCTCCATGGCGGGTCTGATTCCAGCTTTTGGTTTCCTCGCCAAGGAATTATTGCTGGAGAATTTCTTCGCACTCATCGAATCTGGCCTGAGCCAGATCGGCTGGGCTGGCCTGGCCGCCACGGTGGCGGCCGGCGCACTGGCCGTGGCCTACAGCCTGACCATCGTGTGGGAAGCCTTCCTGCGCCGCAAGGCGGAGCTCAAGCCTGCCAAGATCGAGCACCCGCCCTCGACCCTGTTCGTGCTGCCGGTGCTGGCGCTGACCCTGGTGGGCGCGGCGATCCCATTCTTCCTGACGTCGATCGAAGGCACGCTGTTCGCCGCGCCAGTCGCCTCCATCACGGCCGCGCCGGCCGAACTGCACCTGGCGCTTTGGCACGGCTGGACACCGATCTTTCTGACCAGCCTGTTGGCGATCGCACTGGGCGGGCTGATCTTTACGCTGCGCGGCAAGCTGCACAAGCTGTTCGCCAGCGGGCCACAACTAAGCGGCACTGGCGTCTTCGACGGGGTGGTGGAGGGTGCATACCGCCTGGCGGGCTGGAGCACGCGCACGCTGCAAGGCTCATCGTTCCCGACCCAGATCAGCATCCCGTTGCTAGCAGCGGCGGGCGTGGTGATCTACGCCTTCAGCATCAACCTGGTGGCTGATCTGCGCGTGGATTGGAATGCGTTGCCCACCTTCTACGAGGTCGTGCTGCCTTTGCTGGCCGTGCTGGCTACGCTGGTGATCGCCCGGGCGCAAAGCCGCCTGAGCGCCATCATCAGCCTGGGCCTGGTGGGCGTGGTGGTGCTGCTGATCTATGTGTTCTTCTCAGCACCGGATCTGGCGCTGACCCAATTCTTAGTGGAAGTGCTGACGCTGGTGCTGCTGGTGCTGGTGTTCTATCGCATCCCCAACCACGCCTATCCCAAACAACCCAAACACCGATCGCTGAAGTATCTGCTGATCAGCGCGGCGGTGGCCGTGTGGGGCTTTGGCATGGCGCTGGTGGCGGCGGGTGAGCCGCTGTTCCCACTGATCAGTGATTTCTTCCTGCTCAACTCGGTAGACGCAGCGCATGGCGGCAACGTTGTCAACGTGATCCTGGTGGACTTCCGCGGCTTTGATACGCTGGGCGAGATCAGCGTGATGGTGGTTGCGGCGCTCGGCGGCTACGCCCTGCTGCGCGCCTCACGCATGCGCCCGATCGAGCCTGAAGAGGATTTTGAGGAGCCGTACGATGCCTGA
- a CDS encoding glycosyltransferase family 2 protein, with amino-acid sequence MKAPTYSVVVPLFNESASLPEFIARTTAVMNQVGEPWELIMVDDGSRDATAEILLQHAGAAENIRPILFARNFGHQIAVTAGMDYARGTAIILIDADLQDPPEVIPELIAKWHEGYEVVYAVRRQREGESFFKKFTASAFYRLINRITDIEIPLDTGDFRLMDRKVVDVLNRMREHHRFLRGMSAWVGFRQIGVPYDRAARFAGETNYTLGRMVKLALTAITGFSFFPLQVSTYFGFVSAALGLLAIPIVIGLRLMGSQAFIGQATALIAVLFFGGVQLISLGIVGEYIGRLYDEVRGRPLYILRNNPDEPVKKR; translated from the coding sequence ATGAAGGCGCCTACCTATTCCGTTGTAGTTCCTCTGTTCAACGAGTCTGCCAGCCTGCCGGAGTTCATTGCACGCACCACCGCCGTAATGAACCAGGTGGGCGAGCCGTGGGAGCTGATCATGGTGGATGACGGCTCGCGTGACGCCACGGCCGAGATCCTGCTGCAACACGCCGGCGCTGCGGAGAACATTCGTCCCATCCTGTTCGCGCGCAATTTCGGTCACCAGATCGCCGTCACCGCCGGCATGGACTATGCTCGCGGCACCGCCATCATCCTCATCGACGCGGATCTGCAGGACCCCCCCGAGGTCATCCCGGAGCTGATCGCCAAGTGGCACGAAGGCTACGAGGTGGTCTATGCCGTGCGCCGCCAGCGCGAGGGCGAGAGCTTCTTCAAGAAGTTCACCGCCTCCGCTTTCTACCGCCTGATCAACCGCATCACAGATATTGAAATACCGCTCGACACGGGCGACTTTCGTTTAATGGATCGCAAAGTGGTGGATGTGCTCAACCGCATGCGCGAGCATCATCGCTTCCTGCGCGGCATGTCGGCCTGGGTTGGCTTCCGCCAGATCGGCGTGCCGTATGACCGCGCCGCCCGTTTCGCCGGCGAGACCAACTACACCCTCGGCCGCATGGTCAAGCTGGCTCTCACCGCCATCACGGGCTTCTCGTTCTTTCCCTTGCAGGTCTCTACTTATTTTGGGTTTGTCTCCGCCGCCCTGGGCCTGTTGGCAATTCCCATCGTCATCGGTCTGCGCCTCATGGGCAGTCAGGCCTTTATCGGCCAGGCCACTGCGCTGATCGCGGTGTTGTTCTTTGGCGGCGTGCAGCTCATCTCACTCGGCATCGTCGGCGAGTACATCGGCCGCCTGTACGACGAAGTGCGCGGCCGCCCGCTCTACATCCTGCGCAACAACCCAGACGAGCCAGTCAAGAAGCGCTAG
- a CDS encoding alpha/beta fold hydrolase encodes MTDTKIPPLHVQISGSGTPVLLIHGFPFTSRMWQPQLSGLADTAQILAPDLPGFGSSPAAPEAQASVDELAHACMAVLDAQGITGPAVIGGLSMGGYIALAIARLYPERLRGLMLLSTRAGADGAEAKANRDKAIATAREQGPAPAGEGMFPKLLAPANYEAQPQTAEELKAIMAGATTEGVVMALTAMRDRPDSTPLLSQISAPTLVVHGEEDQVIPKSEAEGMAAAIPNSQLHLIPQAGHVPNLEQAEKFNEVVAAFLGSL; translated from the coding sequence ATGACTGACACAAAAATCCCCCCTCTGCACGTCCAGATCAGCGGTTCAGGCACCCCTGTGCTGCTCATCCATGGCTTCCCGTTCACCAGCCGCATGTGGCAGCCCCAGCTCAGCGGGCTGGCGGATACCGCCCAGATCCTGGCGCCTGACCTGCCGGGCTTCGGCAGCAGCCCGGCTGCGCCCGAGGCGCAAGCCTCGGTTGATGAGTTGGCGCATGCCTGCATGGCCGTGCTGGATGCCCAGGGCATTACCGGCCCAGCCGTCATCGGCGGGCTTTCGATGGGCGGCTATATCGCCCTGGCGATCGCCCGCCTATACCCCGAACGGCTGCGAGGCCTGATGCTGCTCTCCACCCGCGCCGGGGCCGATGGCGCCGAGGCCAAGGCCAACCGTGACAAGGCGATCGCCACCGCTCGCGAACAGGGTCCTGCCCCCGCTGGCGAAGGCATGTTCCCCAAATTGCTGGCCCCCGCAAACTACGAAGCCCAGCCGCAAACCGCCGAGGAGCTCAAGGCCATCATGGCTGGAGCCACCACCGAGGGCGTAGTGATGGCACTGACCGCCATGCGCGACCGCCCGGATTCGACCCCGCTGTTGAGCCAGATCAGCGCGCCTACGCTGGTGGTGCACGGCGAGGAAGATCAGGTGATTCCCAAGAGCGAAGCGGAGGGGATGGCGGCTGCCATCCCCAATAGCCAGCTGCATTTGATCCCTCAAGCCGGGCATGTGCCGAACTTGGAACAAGCGGAGAAGTTCAATGAGGTAGTCGCTGCTTTCCTTGGCAGCCTGTAA
- a CDS encoding NADH-quinone oxidoreductase subunit K: MIALVFAILVAVLMGSATYLLLQRNPVRMVIGLGLFTHAVNLLVFSTSVSHRGQPPIVVDKAAFNGDISQFVDPLPQALILTAIVISFGIVAFLIALLHRRNSLEAVESCTDRADDPFAMEPAATLEAVEEDYEWLEDIVLKRELRKPKGRRK, translated from the coding sequence GTGATCGCGCTGGTCTTTGCCATCCTGGTGGCGGTGCTAATGGGCAGCGCCACGTACCTGCTGCTGCAGCGCAACCCGGTGCGCATGGTGATCGGCCTGGGCCTGTTCACGCATGCGGTGAACCTGCTGGTGTTCAGCACCAGCGTGAGCCACCGCGGCCAGCCGCCGATCGTGGTGGACAAGGCCGCCTTCAATGGCGACATCAGCCAGTTTGTGGACCCGCTGCCACAGGCATTGATCCTGACCGCGATCGTGATCAGTTTCGGCATCGTGGCCTTTCTGATCGCGCTGCTGCACCGCCGCAACTCATTGGAGGCGGTGGAAAGCTGCACGGACCGCGCCGACGACCCGTTCGCCATGGAGCCGGCGGCCACGCTGGAAGCCGTGGAAGAGGATTACGAATGGCTGGAAGACATAGTGCTGAAGCGTGAGCTGCGCAAGCCTAAAGGACGCCGCAAATGA
- a CDS encoding ParB/RepB/Spo0J family partition protein, with product MKKSRLGRGLDSLIPSESAIKPSDVQQVAVAAIRPNPHQPRTHFAKEQLSELANSIRTYGVIQPLIVKDEGGGKYTLIAGERRLQAAKLAGLATVPVVPREADDQDLVELALVENVQREDLNPLESAEAYQQLHNEFKLSHEEIARRVGKSRVAITNTMGLLELSEAVKKALLNEEISEGHARALKGLDSTQAQNAALRTVVSQSLNVRQTEELVRKLRGVKPKKASKAGQSAEIRNLQDELRDALGTKVNLQHSRKGGRITVFYYSDEELDSLVTRLMRKR from the coding sequence ATGAAAAAGTCTCGTTTAGGCCGCGGGCTTGACTCGCTCATTCCATCTGAAAGCGCCATCAAGCCCAGCGATGTGCAGCAGGTGGCCGTGGCTGCGATACGCCCCAACCCGCACCAGCCCCGCACCCACTTTGCCAAAGAGCAACTGAGCGAACTGGCCAACTCGATCCGCACCTATGGCGTCATCCAACCGCTGATCGTCAAGGACGAAGGCGGCGGGAAATATACGCTGATCGCCGGCGAACGCCGCCTGCAAGCCGCCAAGCTGGCCGGGCTTGCCACTGTGCCGGTCGTGCCGCGCGAGGCGGACGACCAGGACCTGGTGGAGCTGGCGTTGGTGGAGAACGTGCAGCGTGAAGATCTCAACCCGCTTGAGTCGGCCGAGGCGTACCAGCAATTGCACAACGAGTTCAAGCTCTCGCACGAAGAGATCGCCCGCCGGGTGGGCAAGAGCCGTGTAGCGATCACCAACACGATGGGCCTGCTGGAGCTCAGCGAGGCAGTGAAGAAAGCCCTGCTGAACGAAGAGATCAGCGAAGGCCATGCCCGCGCTCTCAAGGGTCTTGACAGCACGCAGGCGCAGAATGCGGCGCTGCGCACGGTGGTGAGCCAAAGCCTGAACGTGCGCCAGACCGAAGAGCTGGTGCGCAAGCTGCGTGGCGTAAAGCCGAAGAAAGCCAGCAAAGCCGGGCAGAGCGCGGAGATACGCAATTTGCAGGATGAGTTGCGCGACGCCCTGGGCACCAAGGTGAACCTGCAGCACAGCCGCAAGGGTGGGCGCATTACGGTGTTTTATTACTCGGATGAGGAACTTGACAGCCTGGTGACACGGCTGATGCGCAAACGGTAG
- the arcC gene encoding carbamate kinase — MTKKIAVVAVGGNALIQQKGKESIADQYAAASQTMGYVAEMIQDGWDVVVTHGNGPQVGFALRRSELAAAELPPVPLDYCGAETQGWIGYMFQKALNNVFAQRGIAKHAATVVTQCLVDAADPAFAQPTKPIGSFVDEQTAKLLSAQGKHVVEDSGRGWREVVASPQPQEIVEAPAIKQLIESGFMVVACGGGGIPVVKEGGELKGVAAVIDKDFASSLLAGEIGAELLLISTGVEQVMLNYNTPQQRAVERMTVAEAKQYIEEGHFAPGSMLPKIQAAVRFVEGGGKQALITDPPNIARSLRGETGTWLIAG, encoded by the coding sequence ATGACAAAAAAGATCGCCGTCGTCGCCGTGGGCGGCAATGCCCTCATCCAACAAAAGGGCAAAGAAAGCATCGCTGATCAATATGCGGCCGCCAGTCAGACCATGGGCTATGTCGCCGAGATGATTCAAGATGGCTGGGATGTGGTCGTTACCCATGGCAACGGCCCGCAGGTCGGCTTCGCCCTGCGCCGTTCGGAGCTGGCTGCCGCCGAGTTGCCGCCCGTGCCGCTCGACTACTGTGGCGCTGAGACGCAGGGCTGGATCGGCTACATGTTCCAAAAGGCGCTCAATAACGTCTTTGCCCAGCGCGGCATTGCCAAGCACGCCGCCACCGTGGTGACCCAATGCCTGGTGGACGCGGCCGACCCGGCCTTCGCCCAGCCCACCAAGCCCATCGGCTCCTTTGTGGATGAGCAAACAGCGAAGCTGTTAAGTGCCCAGGGCAAGCACGTCGTCGAGGACTCCGGCCGCGGCTGGCGCGAGGTAGTTGCCTCGCCCCAGCCGCAAGAGATCGTTGAGGCGCCTGCCATCAAGCAGCTCATCGAGAGCGGCTTCATGGTCGTGGCCTGCGGCGGCGGCGGCATCCCCGTCGTGAAAGAGGGTGGGGAACTCAAAGGTGTGGCCGCCGTGATCGATAAGGACTTCGCCTCCAGCCTGCTGGCGGGCGAGATCGGCGCTGAGCTGTTGCTCATCTCCACCGGGGTGGAGCAGGTGATGTTGAATTACAACACCCCCCAGCAACGCGCCGTGGAGCGCATGACGGTTGCCGAGGCGAAGCAATATATAGAAGAGGGCCACTTTGCCCCCGGCAGCATGCTGCCCAAGATCCAGGCCGCCGTTCGCTTTGTTGAGGGTGGCGGCAAGCAGGCGCTCATTACCGACCCGCCCAATATCGCCCGCTCCTTGCGTGGCGAAACCGGCACTTGGCTTATCGCCGGCTAG
- a CDS encoding ParA family protein → MARIYTFVNQKGGVGKTTTTINLGAYLAHFGQRVLLVDLDPQANATSCLGIDKATVKSGTYEAIMGLHSAADSILVSPELKLSLLPASPALAGAEVELVNELARENKLREALAPLKDKYDYILIDCPPSLGLLTLNGMVAAQDGIIIPVQCEYLALEGLSMLLSTIERVRKALFPRLRVRGVLLTMYDNRTRLSDEVVSQVRSHFKDETFKAVIPRNIRLAEAPSHGLPIIAYFPNSPGAEAHRELAQELLEGDGVQAAVSA, encoded by the coding sequence ATGGCACGTATCTATACCTTTGTGAACCAAAAAGGCGGCGTGGGCAAGACCACCACGACGATCAACCTGGGCGCCTACCTGGCCCATTTTGGCCAACGTGTGCTGCTGGTGGACCTGGACCCGCAGGCGAATGCCACCTCGTGCCTAGGGATTGACAAAGCGACAGTCAAGAGTGGCACTTACGAAGCCATTATGGGGCTGCACTCGGCGGCCGACAGTATCCTGGTCAGCCCCGAGCTCAAGCTCTCGCTGCTGCCGGCCAGCCCGGCGCTGGCCGGCGCTGAGGTGGAGCTGGTGAACGAGCTGGCCCGCGAGAACAAGCTGCGCGAAGCGCTGGCCCCGCTCAAAGACAAATACGACTACATCCTGATCGACTGCCCGCCCTCGTTGGGCCTGCTGACCCTCAACGGCATGGTGGCGGCGCAAGACGGCATCATCATCCCTGTGCAGTGCGAGTACCTGGCGCTCGAGGGGCTGAGCATGCTGCTCAGCACCATCGAGCGCGTGCGCAAGGCGCTGTTCCCGCGCCTGCGCGTGCGCGGGGTGCTGCTCACCATGTATGACAACCGTACGCGCCTCTCAGACGAGGTGGTAAGCCAGGTGCGCAGCCACTTCAAGGACGAGACCTTCAAGGCGGTTATTCCGCGCAACATTCGCCTGGCCGAGGCGCCCTCGCACGGGCTGCCGATCATTGCCTATTTCCCCAATTCGCCGGGCGCCGAGGCGCACCGCGAGCTGGCGCAGGAACTGTTGGAAGGAGACGGCGTGCAGGCTGCCGTGAGCGCGTGA
- a CDS encoding 8-oxoguanine deaminase, producing the protein MSTLLVRNASLVVTMDEQRRELKDAGLFVRDGLIEQVGPSAELPNTADEVLDLRGHILLPGLVNTHHHFVQILTRAVPAAQNVNLFNWLTTLYPIWARLTPDDVKVATRTALAELALSGCTTASDHLYIYPNGARLDDQIEAALQIGLRLQASRGSMTLGESQGGLPPDSVVETDAQVLAESRRLVETYHDPKPGANIQIVLAPCSPFNVSPDLMRETAKLARHYGVHMHTHLAETQDEEQYTLQHYGMRPVAWMETMDWLGPDVWYAHSVHVNDAEIAQYAQHNCGVAHCPSSNMRLASGIPPVLKMLNAGVRVGLGVDGSASNDSSHLLAEVRQAMLLARLDAGQRGASLSSDDAPPLMTARTAFELATRGGAAVLGRTDIGSLEVGKCADFFAVNLHQLGFAGALHDPLAALAFCAPVQADYTVVGGRFIVKEGQLQTADLPVLVEQHNQAAARLVNG; encoded by the coding sequence ATGAGCACATTGCTAGTACGTAATGCAAGCTTGGTCGTCACCATGGATGAACAGCGCCGCGAGCTGAAGGATGCTGGCTTGTTCGTGCGCGATGGCCTCATCGAGCAGGTTGGCCCCAGCGCCGAATTGCCCAATACCGCCGACGAAGTGCTGGATCTGCGCGGCCACATCCTGCTGCCCGGCCTGGTCAATACGCATCACCACTTCGTGCAGATCCTCACCCGCGCCGTGCCCGCCGCCCAGAACGTGAACCTCTTCAACTGGCTCACTACGCTGTATCCGATCTGGGCGCGCCTCACGCCGGATGATGTCAAAGTCGCCACGCGCACCGCCCTGGCCGAGCTGGCCCTCTCCGGCTGCACCACCGCGTCGGACCATTTGTACATCTATCCCAACGGCGCCCGGCTGGATGACCAAATCGAGGCCGCGCTGCAGATCGGCCTGCGCCTGCAAGCCTCACGCGGCTCTATGACCCTCGGCGAGAGCCAGGGCGGCCTGCCGCCCGACAGCGTGGTCGAGACCGACGCCCAGGTGCTGGCCGAAAGCCGTCGCCTGGTCGAGACCTATCATGACCCCAAGCCCGGAGCCAACATCCAGATCGTGCTCGCCCCGTGCTCGCCCTTCAACGTTTCGCCGGACCTGATGCGCGAAACGGCCAAGCTGGCTCGCCATTACGGCGTGCACATGCACACTCACCTTGCCGAGACGCAAGACGAAGAGCAGTACACGCTGCAGCACTATGGCATGCGCCCGGTGGCCTGGATGGAAACCATGGATTGGCTCGGCCCGGATGTCTGGTACGCCCACTCCGTGCATGTCAACGATGCTGAGATCGCCCAATATGCCCAGCACAACTGCGGCGTAGCGCACTGCCCATCCTCGAACATGCGCCTGGCCTCCGGCATACCGCCGGTGCTCAAGATGCTAAACGCCGGCGTGCGCGTCGGCCTCGGCGTGGACGGCTCGGCCAGCAATGACAGCTCACACCTGCTGGCCGAGGTGCGCCAGGCGATGCTGCTAGCGCGCCTGGACGCGGGCCAGCGCGGTGCCTCGCTCTCCAGCGATGACGCCCCGCCGCTGATGACCGCCCGCACCGCTTTCGAGCTGGCCACGCGTGGCGGCGCGGCTGTGCTTGGCCGCACGGACATCGGCTCGCTCGAAGTCGGCAAGTGCGCCGACTTCTTCGCCGTCAATCTGCACCAACTGGGCTTTGCCGGCGCACTGCATGACCCTCTGGCCGCCCTGGCGTTCTGCGCTCCGGTGCAGGCCGACTACACCGTGGTGGGCGGGCGCTTTATTGTCAAAGAGGGCCAATTGCAAACCGCCGACCTGCCCGTATTGGTCGAGCAGCACAACCAGGCCGCCGCCCGCCTTGTGAATGGCTAG